The sequence below is a genomic window from Lepus europaeus isolate LE1 chromosome 20, mLepTim1.pri, whole genome shotgun sequence.
agatgagaaaaatgaaatattctaaaatcttcTGATACATCCATCATTTGCTTAATTTCTTCAGGAATAAGATTGTTCACTACAGCAATAACCTTACACAGATTTCTCGCATTTTCCCATAGCTGACTCTTGGGTCTTTTGAACCGCTTCTGAGTGACAGTGGTCAGTTTCCTTCTGTCTATCAGATGGCACCCAAAGACACTTCTCTGGCCCTTGGCATGGTCTCTTTGATGCTTCATTTCAGCTGGACCTGGGTGGGTTTGGCCGTCTCAGACCTCCCAAAAGGTATTCAGTTTATGTCCGATTTGAAAGTCGAGATGCAGAAGAATGGCATCTGTGTGGACTTTGTGGAATTGATCCCAGCCACTGAGGAGTCTCGTATTTCACTCCAGAATAGGTTTCATATCCAGATCCTAAAATCATCAGCAAATGTGGTGATTCTTTTCTGTGACACTGATTCACTCATAGGTGTCAGCTTCCCAACATGGGAACGTTTAATGACATGGAAAGTCTGGGTCACCACCTCACAATGGGATTTTGCCAGTGGTGAGAAACACATCCTGCTCCACTCATTCCATGGGACTCTCATTTTTTCACACCACCGTAGTGAGATCTCTGGTTTCAGAAACTTTCTTCGGACAGCTAACCCTTCCAAATACCCAGAAGACATTTACCTCTCTACATTCTGGTTATTGGCTTTTGGTTGCAAAGTTTCTGGGGCGTCCTGTAAAACCTTGCAGAATTGTCCACTGAATGCCTCCTTGGAATCATTGCCTCCACATCGTTTTGATATGACCATGAGTGATGGGAGTTACAACATATACAATGCTGTGTATGCTGTGGCCCACAGCGTACATGAGATGCTTCTACAAGAGTTAGAAATGCAGCCAGTGAACAATGGGGCAAGGGTGGCATTTTCTCCCTGGCAGGTAATTTGGTTTCCTTTACATGACATGTATTATTGGAATGATCCCCTTAAAAGCTTCTGTGGGTTTTCAAACCAGTAACTTGGGGTCCTTTCTTCAATCACAATATATAAATGAGCCTTTGCTTATAATTTGTGATTAGAAACAGGGTTCCATTTTCAAGTGGGAAGGTAACTTGGATAAGCATCAGTGCTATGTCTTAAAAATTACTCTCCCATCCTGTCAATTTAATTATGACTTGTGAATACCTAGACTGTGTCATTCCATTTTCAATCTCAGCAGtaaaaaattattactttttagTGTCAAATGTTACTGAATATGTTCATCCACAATGTACATAAGACATCTCATTAAATTGCATACTTTTTTATTCTGGTAACTGCATTACAGATAGTTGTCCTAGGGACGCTGAGAAAATAAGTGAGTGTTGGTAGCGTGGACTCCACCGTTTGAAATGTTCGTAATTTCACAGTTAGATATTTTTGATTGCCCTTATTTTTTGTTGAAAGTGAGTGAAATCACACTTATTTTGATGTAGTCTTCATCAGGTTTTTAGCTTTAATATGTTGGGTGGATATAAAAAGTTCCCTTTGTTTATTTGTGATTACAGACAAAAGGTTTTCTCTAACCTGGGTTTCATGTGTTATCACTTGGGCAGTCTTCATGCGAATATGATGCATTTTTTCAGTTGCACCCATTTCTCAAGAACCTCCAACTTACCAATCCTGCGGGTGACCTCGTGAATTTGAATCACATGAGGAATTTGGAAGCTGAATATGACATTCTCAACTTTCTGAATTTTCCATATGGTGTTGGACATAAGGTTACAGTAGGAAAGTTTTCCCCGTATGTTCCACAGAGCCAACAGTTGTCTCTCTCTGAGAATTTGATAGAGTGGGCCACAGGAATTACAGAGGTAAGTTGTGTCTGATCATAGGATTCAGAGTACACATTGTTACTCCCCAATTCATATGGGGATTTGTGCAACTTGGCTTATTAAAACATACTTAGAGACATTAAACCACACCCCTCCCAATCTAAATACTTTGTTATGTTTTTATTGTCTGAGGATGGACAGTACACATACTTGTTACTCCACATGTGTTGAATCtatttatttaggaaataaactTGCATGCCATTATTGTGTCAGAAATAGGTGTTTACAGTTTAAGTGAATAGGTTGTGCAGGACTTGAAAACCCTCTACTTGGAACATAAGCAATAGTCCCAGCTCTGACCAATACTCATCTGATTTTTCTCAGACTCCACGTTCGGTATGCAGTGAGAGTTGCAGCCCTGGATTCAGGAAAACCCCTCTGGAGGGAAAGCCTACCTGTTGTTTTGATTGCACACCTTGTTCTGAAAATGAGATTTCCAATCAGACAGGTAAGTCAGTGCCAGCCTCATGGAGAAATTAACACCTGTTTCTTAGAATTTTCCTATTCtccatgaaaagaaaaagatgtggATTATGACTTATGAGAAGATTCTTTTCACCTTCTGGTGGAAGTTAAACCTTAAATTCAGTAATAATCCTTAAAAGGATAAAACTTGGCACACTATACTTTACTACATGTAGTATTTGCAAAATCATTTAGGTAAATTCATCTCTGTGTTCCTTGTGCATGTTTAGATAAAATGCTTTCACCAAATTCAAGTATAGCATGCTTGGAGTGAGAAAGCACAACTCTCATCAAACTGTGTATAAGATGAAAACCTGTATTAGAAATTATACAGTATATCATGCTGAGGATAATACTCATCAGATATCATAAACAGGACTAATCTTAGCCTTTGAAAAATCATTGCCTATCAAAATATAAATCTTCAGGAACATTCATATgcttacacacatacactcatgagTAAAATTTATGTCAAAATAATACAGGCTGACATCCATGGTAAAAAGTATGCATAGCAAGGTAGGTCAATGACATCAAATTCAACACAAGCCCTTGAAGATAGCATGTGGATATTATAAGGAaactgaagtaaataaaaattggaagaGCTTATAGTTGGTGCTCATTAAACAAGCAAAATTTATGAACCTCAGCAAGTTGGAACAGTACTAAAAACAAGATTACAATGTCTGTGTGTTACAGAAATAGAGCTTAAGAGATCTCTACACAGATATAAAAATACTAATATTAGAACTTTTTAATCATTTAATGGTGATAGATAGAAGAAtatagaagaaattcagaaatttccaaatagaaatattatgaaatacattgagaatttttgaaaaatccaaatatcttcatgattattaaaataattctcaGTACTTTTATTGTGCTAGACACTTTCACATAGGAAAGGAACTCTTTTCTCAACTCCTGTACAGaacaggaaaaatggaaaaattctgtttttctacaGGAACATCTTAACTCGTTTGGTCAAATACTGCCAGATATTTCAGTAAAATGAAATTGTAAGACACTGTTGTTGAAATAAATTCACACATTTGAAATTTGAAACAACGTAAATCCTACAGTATTTTTAAATAGGTTACATCATGCCCAATGCCTTGCATACAATGTAATTCAGTTTATAGTCCCTGAAAAGATAGTAATAAGAATAGCataactgaagaaaaacatttaatagaTCTAAGTGATctaagaattataaaaaaaaaacaacaacaaaacaactcaaAAATGCCAAAAAGAAGAATCAGTTTTCAATCCTAAAGTGTGTTTCAGAATGCTAAAATCATGGAAGTTATGGCTGAAGATTGGATACAAAGTTGAAGAAAGAATGCAACTTCTGCAGGAAATTACCCAGGATGGTCTGCTTTGTGCATATAATAGAAATGAAAGCTATGCAACTTATTATAAAGGAAGATACAAAAGTGGCACCATTTTCAACTGATCTTGGGATGGTGTAATACAATCAAAAATCAGTAATTGAGTTAAGTAGTGCTGGAATACTAgattaaatacaaaaaaacagttatttttgCTTCCAAATTCTGCAAAACAAAGCTCTGAAAGATGAGCGCATGTAATGTCTCAAAAGTATGAACTATCCAAAGATAAGACCACCTAAATTTTGGAAGACATCTTCAAGTTGTGGTATCTGACATCGACGGAGCAATGTATAGAAAAAGAAGGGGATActgacagagatagatagaaaaTTCATGTTCAAGGATAAAAAGGCAGCAAAGTGGAAATATGCCAGTAGGGTTCAAGGtgatctccagactgactttgaTTACAGGCAGCATCCCAGTGTGTTCCTTGATGGAAATCTGCTCAAGAATGGCATCTTATCCAGAAGGTATCAAGTGTACAGCTCTTCTGTGTTTCTCTAGAGCTTGATCATCTGCTTTCTAATGCTGATCTCTCAATCAGTGCTTGCCCATAGAATGACTACCCAGATCGTACCTTAGAGAGATGTGGTTTAGTGAGATCATTGGGTGCTTTCTGTGCACCCAAAATTCACAAAGTAAATATCCCAGTGCACGATATTAAGAGTGGCAacctggggccagtactgtggctagGAGTTGAAGCCTCTggctggaatgccagcatcccagttgggctgcagttccagtctcagctgcttcacttccattgcagctctctgctgatgcttgagaaagcagcagaagacagcccaagtttctgagcctacacccatgtaggagaccaggaagaagctcccattTATTGCCTTAAGACAGCCTAGTTCCAGctattgccatcatttggggtgtgaatcactggtggaagatttcttcctttctctttttccctctttctctttccccttctcttttctccctgtcctcctgtccttctctctctccctctcactctccctctccctctccctctccctctccctctccctctccctccctagtacttctcctcctccttttgaaactctgcctttccattaaattataaataaataattaaatgaacaCTCATTAGAAATAAAACTGGGATCCTCTGGTCATTGAGAGGGCCATGAGAATCCAGAGGGAATAACACCATTAAAACAAGGGCTTactgcaggcatggaaagccaagactctggcaaaaaaatagcctacatggaggatctccaTGAGACCTCaatggaaagaaatggtcatcaaacAGTATATTCTTATCAGAAAGGAGGATAGAATATCCAACTGCTTATGGcagtgtccaaatactgatggagtctatggttacagcaggcttccatagccttggcagcccatggcaagagcctcagatgatcactgatgtcatacaaatgagtgttaattgttaaaggaataaCAGAAttcaccgtgcacttactccccatgtaggaactccatccataatgagttgtactatgagaattgactgcaacaTTTTTCCCAAACTGTATTCTGTATGTAGTTTGTCTGCATGGATACAAACTGTTCAAATCTATGCTTAATATGGAGTTGGACCTCTATatttaaaatcaaactaaaaaatgaaccataataaagaaggagatgggagagggggagggaggtgggatgagagttaAGATGGGAAGGTGGGTTTaggagaaagaaccactatattcccaaaattctatctatgaaaaaatgcatttgttaaataaaaactttaaaaagttgaatGTATGAAAGAATGTGTTCATTAAGAAAACTTAAGAAAACAAGGACTGCTGCTTGCTCCTGTTCAAAGTGAGGATGCAGCAAGCATGTGCCATGTATAAAGGTCAGAGTAGTCTTTACCACACATAGAAACCCCTGGCATCTTGACCATCACTTCCCAATCTGAAGGAACCATGAAGAATGAATTTGTGGTGTTAAAATGAAACAGGCAAAAAGGTAGGTTTTTAAAGTACCATGAGTAGGTTCAGAGAGTAGCCCTTAGGACTTTGTTAGTACAAAAAGAGCATGTACTCATGAGCATGTAAGGTACTTTGGGAGATGAAGTAATAACTTGCTAACATGAGGACGATGGGCATGAATAATGGCCAATAATTTGTAGATGTCATATTATATGCCATTTCAACATCAAATAAGGACTACTGGCCTAAAATAGCTAAGTTGGGTCCTTGTGAATCAGGAACTTGGGATGATGTTATCGTATGTTTCTCACTAGATATGGACCAGTGTGTGAAGTGTCCAGATCTTCAGTATGCCAACACAGAGCGAGACCAGTGCTTCCACAAAAAAGTGACCTTTCTGTCTTTTGAAGATCCCCTGGGGATGACCCTGGTCTGCAcagctctgtgcttctctgtccTCACCACTGTTGTTCTTGGGGTCTTTGTGAAGCACCAAGACACTCCCATAGTCAAGGCAAACAATCGTTGTCTCAGCTACATCCTGCTGATTGccctcatcttctgcttcctctgctccttACTGTTCATTGGTCATCCCAACACAACCACCTGTGTCCTCCAGCAGACCACGTTTGGAGTGGCGTTCACCGTGGCTGTTTCCACTGTCCTGGCCAAAACTATCACTGTGGTTCTGGCCTTCAAGGTCACTGCCCCAGGGAGAAGAATGAGACACTGGCTGATATCAGGGGCACCTAACTCCATTATTCCCATCTGCTCCCTGATCCAACTGGCTCTCTGTGCCATCTGGCTTGGAACTTCTCCTCCCTTTGTTGACACAGATGCACACTCTGAGCATGGACACATCATCCTGGTGTGCAACAAGGGCTCAGTCACTGCCTTCTACTGTGTCCTGGGCTACCTGGGTTCCTTGGCCCTGGCCAGCTTCACTGTGGCTTTCCTAGCCAGGAATCTGCCTGACACCTTCAATGAAGCCAAGTTCCTGACCTTCAgcatgctggtgttctgcagtgtctgggtgaccttcctgcctgtctaccacagcaccaaggggaaggtcatggtggctgtggaggtcttctccatcttggcctccagtgcagggctcctgggctgcatCTTTGTTCCCAAGTGCTACATTATTCTCTTAAGACCTGAGCAGAATGCTTTGAAAGGATTAAGGGATAGAATAATTTCCAAGGAATCACATGTTCTCAAGAGTAGCTCTtagccggcgcagtggctcaataggcgattcctccaccttgtggcactggcacaccatgttctagtcctggtcggggagctggattctgtcccagttgcccctattccaggccagctcgctgctgtagcccgggagtgcagtggaggatggcccaagtgcttgggccctgaaccccatgggagaccaggagcagcacctggctcctgccttcagatcagcgtggtgtgctggccacagcgcgccagccacagtgatcattggagggtgaaccaatggcaaaaccaagacctttctctctgtctctctctctcactgtccactctgcctgtcaaaaatttaaaaataaacaaacaaataaataaataaaagagtagcAGCTCTTAGGCTCTCTCAGTTTTCAATggttagaaattaaaatttataaaaccgATTTTGCATTctaatgttataaaataatttgcAGCATGTGACCTCCTTATGAACAATttatacttttcttaaaaatgtttttgttctgAAAGACCAATCcacaaaaaattaagagagagtgggagaaaccttccatcttgTGGTGGAATCTGAAGATATCTATAGTGGGCCAGTGCTGGTTCATGCCAAAGCAAGGAGATTAATTCAGGTgtccatgtgagtgtcagggacggaaaggcttaggccatcttccaaagCATTTTCTAGATCTTAACAAGGAGCTGAGTTccaagtggagcagacaggccatgaactggcaccaacatgggatgttaAGGTTACAGGTGGTGGTTATATCCACTACACCCCCTGGTGGACCCAAGCCTCCTCCTTCGAAATAATAATGTGTACTAATTTCTTagcctgggtttttttttattattattattatttttgacaggcagagtggacagtgagagagagagacagagagaaaggtcttcattttgccgttggttcaccctgcaatggccgccacggttggcgcactgtggccggcgcaccgcactgatccgatggcaggagccaggtacttctcctggtctcccatggggtgcaggacccatggacttgggccatcctccactgcactccctggccacagcagagagctggcctggaagaggggcaactgggacagaatccggtaccctgaccgggactagaacccggtgtgctggcgccgcaaggtggaggattagcctagtgagccgcggtgccggcctagccTGGGTTTTATATTCATGAATACAAACCCATCTCCTTTCTTTTCAATCCTGTATTTTCATTGCCAACTCATTGATCTTCTTATATTCATATTTTGATAAAATGAGTTACACATTTGTTTGCTATTTTTAATCATTCATTGGACTCTATACTAAAATCAGCTTAGTAATACAGTTGAAATATTTCAGTGCAATCATTAGACATGTGAAATCATTATAATGTGTATAATTCATTGTCCAGAAACTCCTTAATTATAtatcatttcatatgaattttaaatgatGTGATACACACCAAGTTTTCATTATATGTAGAAGTGATTCTGCAAACTTTTCCAActgttcattttgtttattataaatgttgctttgattttcttttgccAATACCAGTCATAAGAAATTGatatttgatgtaatcccaattgttaattttggctttgaatgcctgtgactctgggctcttttccaagaattctttgcctgcgcctatatattgcagggtttctccaatgttctctaataatttgatggtgtcgggtcatagatttaggtctttaatacatgttgagtggatttttgtgtaaggtgtaagttagtggtcttgcttcatgctactgcacatggaaatccagttttcccagcaccatttgttgaatagactatccttgctccagtgTCGGCGGCCACCCGACAAACTAAGCGGAGACACAGTACTCTGTCCGTTCACCAACATTTAATGCCTTGAAGCTCTCAAgccaaggcagggagggagcttggctacAGGGACCAGCAGCCACCTCCTCAagaggctcttcaaccaccggCCCCGAACACAGCAAAAAATGAGTATatatacccacagccccacaagctcTAAGATAGTTACACAGAATCAGTATGGCCTAACAAACAGAAGGCTACATAGAATTCAAACAACCGATAACCTCAgtaacatcctgttatgcagttagaggtctaAATCACCTGCATGTGCCTCTAAACGACAACTACAGGAAACAGGGTCAGGCAAAGGGCAGCCTCAGTTTGCTGCAGCTCATGTCGGGCCTGAGCTCTAGCCCCGAcactccaggaattgattttagatccttgatcaaatataa
It includes:
- the LOC133749996 gene encoding vomeronasal type-2 receptor 116-like, yielding MERSFYKDGDIEIAAFFPIYIYLVDRIMNIFQRDLTFKGFQSKNYQYVLALVFAIEEINKNPHLLPNVTLGFDLYNVMHSDMMVMKNPFIWFAGLEKDIPNYMCRKQSKSVAIISGTSIAVQMGTLLELYKIPQLTLGSFEPLLSDSGQFPSVYQMAPKDTSLALGMVSLMLHFSWTWVGLAVSDLPKGIQFMSDLKVEMQKNGICVDFVELIPATEESRISLQNRFHIQILKSSANVVILFCDTDSLIGVSFPTWERLMTWKVWVTTSQWDFASGEKHILLHSFHGTLIFSHHRSEISGFRNFLRTANPSKYPEDIYLSTFWLLAFGCKVSGASCKTLQNCPLNASLESLPPHRFDMTMSDGSYNIYNAVYAVAHSVHEMLLQELEMQPVNNGARVAFSPWQLHPFLKNLQLTNPAGDLVNLNHMRNLEAEYDILNFLNFPYGVGHKVTVGKFSPYVPQSQQLSLSENLIEWATGITETPRSVCSESCSPGFRKTPLEGKPTCCFDCTPCSENEISNQTDMDQCVKCPDLQYANTERDQCFHKKVTFLSFEDPLGMTLVCTALCFSVLTTVVLGVFVKHQDTPIVKANNRCLSYILLIALIFCFLCSLLFIGHPNTTTCVLQQTTFGVAFTVAVSTVLAKTITVVLAFKVTAPGRRMRHWLISGAPNSIIPICSLIQLALCAIWLGTSPPFVDTDAHSEHGHIILVCNKGSVTAFYCVLGYLGSLALASFTVAFLARNLPDTFNEAKFLTFSMLVFCSVWVTFLPVYHSTKGKVMVAVEVFSILASSAGLLGCIFVPKCYIILLRPEQNALKGLRDRIISKESHVLKSSS